CCTGTCGCGCGCTTCTGCAGTCCTTCGTCGAGACGGAAAGCACGGAGAGCTCGCGGGACATCCACATACCGAGCGGAATGATCGCCCGCTGGGAACGTGCGCGACAGGAACTCACGGGCCTGGAACGAGCGATGGTGCGACAGCACCTGGGCCGATGCGCGGACTGCAGGAGAGAACTCGAATTCCTAGGTTTCGAACCCACCCTTGAGCACGTGGCCGGACGCGAGTTGGAGACGCCGACAAGAGAGGCTTCGGAGGGTCTGCCGCGAGAGGAAGAAACGGACAAGGAACGTCGAGGCAGCAAGGATTCCGTCTTGAAGAGAGGCAGGAGATCTCTTGTCCGGAACCGTCCTCTCCTGGTTCGTTGGGGCGTCACTGGGTGGGCTGTTGCGGCCACGGCCGCCGCTCTCCTTCTCTTGGCTCGAACAGAGGCCCCAGAAGCTCCCCCCGCGACTTCCGGGCTCGTGCCCTGGGTGCAGCCCGGCCTCGTGCGGGGTGACGAGGAGGCGATCTCGATCGAAGTTTCCCCCGAGGTACGAGTCATCGCTCTACCAATCGTCGTTCCGGTTTCTCTCCTTGAGGATTCCGAGATTTCGATCGAGATCCGGTCGCCTTCGGGAATAGCCCTGTTGCGGACCGTTGTTCATAGGGAGGACATTCGTTCGGGGACCTTCGTTGTCTTCCTTCGGACCGCGCGCCGCTTCGAGGACGGCTTGTACGAAGTGCTTCTTCGGAGTGGACGGCTGCAGGAGGACGTGCCGTACGTCGAGCGGAACTACTTCCGTGTGAGGACGACGGGGGCTCCGTAGTCCAAAACACCTGGCGGTGTCGGATATCTTCGCATACCTTCGCAAAACTCCTTCTGAGCTACAAGAACCCCTTCTCCCGCATCCAGTCGTCGCTCACGAACTTGGTGAGGTAGTTGCGGATCGAGTCGGGGAGGATGGCGAGGGCTTTGCGAGCTCCCTTCTCCTCCTTCAGCGCCTCGAGCATCGCCCAGACGACCGAGCCGGAGCTTCCCCCGACGAGAAGCCCCTCCTCGCGGATCAGCCGCCGCGCCATCAGGAAGCTGTTCTTGTCGTCGACATAGATGTAGCGGTCGACGAGGCTGTTGTCG
This genomic stretch from Candidatus Eisenbacteria bacterium harbors:
- a CDS encoding zf-HC2 domain-containing protein; the encoded protein is MGLLEDSEERALLDHAAECDTCRALLQSFVETESTESSRDIHIPSGMIARWERARQELTGLERAMVRQHLGRCADCRRELEFLGFEPTLEHVAGRELETPTREASEGLPREEETDKERRGSKDSVLKRGRRSLVRNRPLLVRWGVTGWAVAATAAALLLLARTEAPEAPPATSGLVPWVQPGLVRGDEEAISIEVSPEVRVIALPIVVPVSLLEDSEISIEIRSPSGIALLRTVVHREDIRSGTFVVFLRTARRFEDGLYEVLLRSGRLQEDVPYVERNYFRVRTTGAP